One genomic region from Bradyrhizobium icense encodes:
- a CDS encoding NADP-dependent oxidoreductase, which yields MSQGKRIVLASRPVGEPKSSDFRLEDCPIPTPGAGEVLLRTIWLSLDPYMRGRMSDGPSYAQPVPIGGVMEAGTVSEVIASNNPGFAKGDIVLSRAGWQTHAVSDGKGLAKIDPDIAPISTTVGVLGMPGMTAYTGLLDIGKPQAGETVVVAAASGAVGSAVGQIAKIKGARAVGIAGGKDKCAYVKNELGFDECLDHRDPDLAAKLKDACPKGIDVYFENVGGAVFEAVFPLLNAFARVPVCGLIAHYNDTQAVAPKWAPSLMRAVLTKRLTIRGFIVSDFAARHGDFLRDMSAWVREGKVKHKEFVTEGLESAPAAFMGLLKGANFGKQLVRVGPDKT from the coding sequence ATGTCCCAGGGCAAACGCATCGTTCTCGCCTCGCGCCCCGTCGGCGAACCAAAATCCTCCGACTTCCGCCTCGAGGATTGCCCCATCCCCACGCCGGGAGCCGGAGAGGTGCTTCTTCGCACTATCTGGCTGTCGCTCGATCCCTACATGCGCGGGCGCATGAGCGATGGGCCGTCCTACGCCCAGCCGGTGCCGATCGGCGGCGTGATGGAAGCAGGCACCGTCAGCGAAGTGATTGCCTCGAACAATCCCGGCTTCGCCAAGGGCGACATCGTGCTGTCGCGCGCCGGCTGGCAGACCCATGCGGTCTCCGACGGCAAGGGCCTTGCAAAAATCGATCCTGACATCGCGCCGATCTCGACCACGGTCGGCGTTCTCGGCATGCCCGGCATGACCGCGTATACGGGCCTGCTCGACATCGGCAAGCCGCAAGCGGGCGAGACCGTCGTCGTCGCGGCCGCTTCCGGCGCGGTCGGCTCGGCGGTCGGCCAGATCGCGAAGATCAAGGGCGCCCGCGCGGTCGGCATTGCCGGCGGCAAGGACAAATGCGCTTACGTCAAGAATGAGCTCGGCTTCGACGAGTGCCTCGATCACCGCGACCCCGATCTCGCGGCCAAGTTGAAGGATGCCTGCCCGAAAGGCATCGACGTCTATTTCGAAAACGTCGGCGGCGCGGTGTTCGAAGCGGTGTTCCCGCTGCTCAATGCGTTTGCGCGCGTTCCCGTGTGCGGCCTGATCGCGCATTACAACGATACGCAGGCGGTGGCGCCGAAATGGGCGCCGTCCCTGATGCGCGCCGTGTTGACCAAGCGCCTGACCATCCGCGGCTTCATCGTCAGCGATTTCGCGGCGCGCCACGGCGACTTCCTGCGCGACATGTCGGCGTGGGTGCGCGAGGGCAAGGTCAAGCACAAGGAATTCGTCACCGAAGGCCTCGAGAGCGCGCCGGCTGCATTCATGGGGCTTCTGAAGGGCGCCAATTTCGGCAAGCAGTTGGTGCGCGTCGGGCCGGACAAGACTTGA
- the guaB gene encoding IMP dehydrogenase — translation MAQGLQAIREAFTFDDVLLKPGLSDILPSEADIRSHVTRAIPLNIPIIASAMDTVTEARMAIAMAQSGGVGVIHRNFDPEGQAAQVRQVKKYESGMVVNPLTIGPDAMLSDALALMKDHGFSGIPVVTGAGKNTPGKLIGILTNRDVRFATNPKQKVSELMTHENLVTVRENVSQDEAKRMLHMHRIEKLLVVDDQYRCVGLITVKDMEKAVAHPLACKDEHGRLRVAAATTVGEGGFERTERLIDAGVDLIVVDTAHGHSSRVLEAVNRIKRLSNAVQVIAGNIATQEGAQALIDAGADAIKVGIGPGSICTTRIVAGVGVPQLTAIMDAVEAAKKADVSVIADGGIKYSGDLAKALAAGADIAMVGSLLAGTDETPGEVFLWQGRSYKAYRGMGSVGAMARGSADRYFQQDIKDTLKLVPEGIEGQVPYKGPVGNVMHQLAGGLRAAMGYVGARNLAEFHAKAQFVRITGAGLRESHVHDVTITRESPNYPGGA, via the coding sequence ATGGCGCAGGGACTTCAGGCTATCCGTGAAGCCTTTACGTTCGACGATGTGCTTCTGAAGCCCGGTCTCTCGGATATTTTGCCCTCGGAGGCCGATATCCGCTCCCATGTCACCCGCGCGATTCCGCTGAACATTCCGATCATCGCGTCGGCGATGGACACGGTCACCGAAGCGCGCATGGCGATCGCGATGGCGCAATCCGGCGGCGTCGGCGTCATCCACCGTAACTTCGATCCGGAAGGGCAGGCTGCCCAGGTGCGGCAGGTCAAGAAGTATGAATCCGGAATGGTGGTCAATCCGCTGACCATCGGTCCCGATGCGATGCTGTCGGATGCGCTGGCGCTGATGAAGGATCACGGCTTTTCCGGCATTCCCGTCGTCACCGGCGCCGGCAAGAACACGCCCGGCAAGCTGATTGGCATTCTCACCAACCGCGACGTCCGCTTTGCGACCAATCCCAAGCAAAAAGTCTCGGAGCTGATGACGCACGAGAACCTCGTCACAGTTCGCGAGAACGTCAGCCAGGACGAGGCGAAGCGGATGCTGCACATGCACCGCATCGAGAAATTGCTCGTTGTCGACGACCAGTACCGCTGCGTGGGACTGATCACCGTCAAGGACATGGAAAAGGCGGTCGCCCATCCGCTCGCCTGCAAGGACGAGCATGGCCGGCTGCGTGTGGCTGCCGCGACCACGGTAGGCGAAGGCGGCTTTGAGCGTACCGAGCGGCTGATCGATGCCGGTGTCGACCTGATCGTGGTCGATACCGCGCACGGCCATTCCTCTCGTGTGCTCGAGGCGGTCAATCGCATCAAGCGCCTGTCCAACGCGGTGCAAGTCATCGCCGGCAATATCGCCACGCAGGAAGGCGCGCAGGCGCTGATCGACGCGGGCGCTGACGCGATCAAGGTCGGCATTGGCCCAGGCTCGATCTGTACCACGCGCATCGTCGCCGGCGTCGGCGTGCCGCAGCTCACCGCGATCATGGATGCGGTGGAAGCGGCGAAGAAAGCCGACGTATCAGTGATTGCCGATGGCGGCATCAAATATTCCGGCGATCTGGCCAAAGCGCTGGCCGCCGGCGCCGACATCGCCATGGTCGGTTCGCTGCTCGCCGGCACCGACGAGACGCCCGGCGAAGTGTTTCTGTGGCAGGGCCGTTCCTACAAGGCCTATCGCGGCATGGGCTCGGTCGGCGCGATGGCGCGCGGCTCCGCCGACCGCTATTTCCAGCAGGACATCAAGGACACGCTGAAACTCGTGCCCGAGGGCATCGAGGGCCAGGTGCCGTACAAGGGTCCGGTCGGCAACGTCATGCACCAGCTAGCCGGCGGCTTGCGCGCCGCGATGGGCTATGTCGGCGCGCGCAACCTCGCCGAATTCCATGCCAAGGCGCAGTTCGTCCGCATCACCGGCGCGGGCCTGCGCGAAAGCCACGTCCACGACGTGACGATCACGCGCGAGAGCCCGAATTATCCGGGCGGGGCGTAA
- a CDS encoding DHA2 family efflux MFS transporter permease subunit, with translation MDKQRLIPLIVATALFMENMDSTVIATSLPAIAADIGTSPLTLKLAITSYLLSLAVFIPASGWTADRFGARMVFSIAIGVFMIGSIGCALSQNITHFVIARILQGMGGAMMTPVGRLVLLRSIDKSALVNAMTWVTVPALVGPVIGPPLGGFITTYFSWHWIFLINIPIGLLGIFMAMKYIDPIKSEDPERFDLYGLVLAGIGLAGIAFGLSVAGLNLLPWPIVAGLVAVGTISMTLYVMHAKRTGSPVLDFSLLRLSTMRASIIGGFLFRLGIGALPFLLPLLMQEGFGLTPFQSGLVTFASAVGAMGMKTLAARIIRAFGFRYMMTVNAVISAVFLAACALFTVTTPLLLIFIILVVGGFFRSLQFTAINTVAYAEVEPAQMSRATTLVSVNQQLAISAGVAVGAFSVESTMLYQHVTELSAGVFPPAFLVVAIISAASAYFFWQMPDDAGHEISGRKVVEISSRKGAEKAATKKAASEGTEDARDQRLG, from the coding sequence ATGGACAAGCAACGCCTGATCCCGCTGATCGTCGCCACCGCCCTGTTCATGGAGAACATGGACTCGACGGTGATTGCGACCTCGCTGCCGGCGATCGCGGCTGACATCGGCACCAGCCCGCTGACGCTGAAGCTGGCGATCACGTCCTATTTGCTCTCGCTCGCCGTGTTCATTCCGGCCAGCGGCTGGACCGCCGACCGCTTCGGCGCGCGCATGGTGTTCTCGATCGCGATCGGCGTGTTCATGATCGGGTCAATCGGGTGCGCGCTGTCGCAGAACATCACCCATTTCGTCATTGCCCGCATCCTGCAGGGCATGGGCGGGGCGATGATGACGCCGGTCGGACGCCTGGTGCTGTTGCGCTCGATCGACAAGAGCGCGCTGGTCAATGCGATGACATGGGTAACAGTGCCGGCGCTGGTCGGGCCGGTGATCGGCCCGCCGCTCGGCGGCTTCATTACCACCTACTTCTCCTGGCACTGGATTTTTCTGATCAACATCCCGATCGGGTTGCTCGGCATCTTCATGGCGATGAAGTACATCGATCCGATCAAAAGCGAGGATCCCGAACGCTTCGATCTCTACGGGCTGGTGCTGGCCGGGATCGGGCTAGCCGGCATCGCCTTCGGCCTCTCAGTCGCCGGCCTCAATCTGTTGCCCTGGCCGATCGTCGCTGGCCTCGTCGCGGTCGGCACCATCTCGATGACGCTCTACGTGATGCACGCGAAACGAACCGGATCGCCCGTGCTGGATTTCTCGCTGCTGCGGCTGTCCACCATGCGCGCCAGCATTATCGGCGGCTTCCTGTTCCGGCTCGGCATCGGCGCGCTGCCGTTCCTGCTGCCGCTATTGATGCAAGAAGGGTTTGGGCTGACGCCGTTCCAGTCCGGCCTCGTCACGTTTGCCTCGGCGGTCGGCGCGATGGGCATGAAGACGCTGGCCGCGCGGATCATCCGCGCCTTCGGCTTCCGCTACATGATGACGGTCAACGCCGTCATCAGCGCGGTCTTCCTCGCGGCCTGCGCATTGTTCACGGTGACGACGCCGCTGTTGCTGATCTTCATCATCCTCGTGGTCGGCGGCTTCTTCCGCTCGCTGCAATTCACCGCGATCAATACGGTCGCCTATGCCGAGGTCGAGCCGGCGCAGATGAGCAGAGCGACCACGCTCGTCAGCGTCAACCAGCAACTGGCGATCTCGGCAGGGGTCGCAGTCGGCGCCTTCTCGGTGGAATCGACCATGCTCTATCAACACGTCACCGAGCTGAGTGCCGGCGTATTCCCGCCGGCCTTCCTCGTGGTCGCGATCATCTCGGCCGCGTCGGCATACTTCTTCTGGCAGATGCCAGACGATGCCGGCCACGAGATTTCAGGGCGCAAGGTCGTCGAGATTTCCAGCCGCAAGGGTGCGGAAAAGGCAGCGACCAAGAAGGCCGCCAGCGAAGGCACCGAGGACGCTCGCGATCAGCGGCTGGGATAA
- a CDS encoding phasin family protein, which translates to MSEVHTNEANVDPKARANEKRSGMSSAMPGIFDGLAEQNLIRAKESIEKMKIASGAINDALREAYAANARGAADYAAKVIEFSGENTSSAFDFLTHLLGMTKPSDILQLSAAQGCKNFTATAAQSRELWELTRKVTAETADPIKRSFASALQKAA; encoded by the coding sequence GTGAGTGAAGTCCATACGAACGAAGCGAATGTCGATCCGAAAGCCCGTGCTAACGAGAAGCGTTCAGGCATGTCGTCTGCGATGCCGGGCATCTTTGATGGGCTCGCCGAGCAGAACCTGATCCGGGCAAAGGAAAGCATCGAGAAGATGAAGATCGCTTCGGGAGCCATCAACGACGCTCTCCGCGAAGCCTATGCGGCCAACGCAAGGGGCGCAGCGGACTACGCTGCCAAGGTGATAGAGTTCTCCGGAGAGAATACTAGCTCCGCTTTTGATTTTCTCACCCATCTCTTGGGCATGACGAAGCCCTCAGACATCCTACAACTGTCGGCCGCACAGGGCTGCAAGAACTTCACTGCCACGGCCGCGCAGAGCCGCGAGCTTTGGGAGCTCACGCGCAAGGTCACGGCCGAGACGGCCGATCCGATCAAGAGAAGCTTTGCCAGCGCGCTGCAAAAGGCGGCCTAG
- a CDS encoding Crp/Fnr family transcriptional regulator, which yields MEQRTRVGNLLLAALPPADLDLLVRHFRLVTLERDTVLVRSGDPVQRIYFPLSGLIAFVMDMPSGQTVATAVVGNEGAVGVLTTLGPSRSPMTAVVRVAGTALQISPAQFQAALQHSSALRGVVQTHIRVLMAQFQHVAACNALHSVTARLARWLLQVHDRADGDILPLTQDTLSELLGVRRPTVTHVVCKLREAGGIRSNRRGSIEIDRTRLEAATCECYQLMRRRIDRIVLTDEMKSPPVAEASLIANADEERQRTPKRGATVQRHKGH from the coding sequence ATGGAGCAGAGGACCAGAGTTGGTAATCTACTGTTAGCTGCGTTGCCGCCAGCAGACCTCGATTTGCTTGTACGTCATTTCCGACTGGTGACCCTTGAGCGGGACACCGTGCTGGTGCGGTCGGGCGATCCAGTACAACGAATATATTTCCCCCTTAGCGGCCTGATCGCCTTCGTGATGGATATGCCGAGCGGACAAACCGTCGCGACCGCCGTCGTCGGCAATGAAGGAGCCGTGGGTGTCCTGACGACGCTGGGGCCTTCCCGCTCTCCGATGACGGCGGTGGTGCGGGTGGCAGGGACCGCGCTGCAGATCTCGCCGGCACAGTTTCAAGCGGCGCTTCAACACAGCAGCGCCTTGAGGGGAGTGGTTCAAACACACATCAGGGTGCTAATGGCGCAATTCCAGCACGTCGCAGCCTGCAACGCGCTGCATTCGGTAACGGCCCGCCTGGCAAGATGGTTGCTGCAAGTCCACGATCGGGCCGACGGCGACATCCTGCCGCTGACGCAAGATACGCTTTCGGAATTGCTCGGCGTGCGCCGCCCGACGGTGACACACGTCGTATGCAAGCTGCGCGAGGCGGGCGGAATCCGATCCAACCGGCGGGGCTCGATCGAGATTGACAGGACGCGGCTCGAAGCGGCGACATGCGAGTGCTACCAGCTCATGCGCCGTAGAATCGATCGCATCGTCCTGACGGACGAGATGAAATCGCCGCCTGTGGCCGAAGCTTCCCTGATTGCCAACGCGGACGAAGAGCGGCAGCGCACTCCGAAGCGGGGCGCGACTGTCCAACGGCACAAGGGGCATTGA
- a CDS encoding RlmE family RNA methyltransferase — translation MAKDTTGRLHVTVKSAGKRKLSSKLWLERQLNDPYVAKAKREGYRSRAAYKLIEIDDKYRFLKPGLAVVDLGAAPGGWSQIAARRVGAINGKGKVVAIDLLEMPEIPGVAFAQLDFLAEDAPEKLIAMMGGRADIVMSDMAANTTGHRKTDQLRIIGLVETAAHFAAEVLNPGGTFLAKVFQSGADAELVAQLKRDFSSVRHVKPASSRQDSSERYVLAMGFRGQRNQP, via the coding sequence ATGGCGAAAGACACCACCGGACGGCTGCACGTCACGGTCAAGAGCGCGGGCAAGCGCAAGCTGTCATCAAAGCTCTGGCTGGAGCGGCAGCTCAACGATCCCTACGTGGCGAAGGCCAAGCGGGAGGGCTATCGCTCGCGCGCGGCCTACAAGCTGATCGAAATCGACGACAAGTATCGGTTTCTCAAGCCCGGCCTGGCGGTGGTCGATCTCGGCGCAGCCCCCGGCGGTTGGAGCCAGATCGCAGCCAGGCGCGTCGGCGCGATCAATGGCAAGGGCAAAGTGGTCGCGATCGATCTGCTGGAAATGCCGGAAATTCCCGGTGTCGCTTTCGCGCAGCTCGATTTCCTGGCCGAGGACGCACCCGAAAAGCTGATCGCAATGATGGGCGGGCGCGCCGACATCGTGATGTCCGACATGGCAGCCAACACCACGGGCCATCGCAAGACCGATCAATTGCGTATCATCGGCCTCGTGGAGACGGCCGCGCACTTTGCCGCCGAGGTGCTCAATCCCGGCGGGACGTTCCTGGCAAAGGTGTTTCAAAGCGGCGCCGATGCCGAACTGGTCGCACAATTGAAGCGCGATTTTTCCAGCGTGCGTCACGTCAAGCCGGCCTCGAGCCGACAGGATTCCTCGGAGCGCTACGTGTTGGCGATGGGATTTCGAGGGCAGCGCAATCAGCCCTGA
- a CDS encoding alpha/beta fold hydrolase codes for MSTAEVILVVLGVLLVLVIGNIVFSFTAERKNPPIGRFIDCDGVRLHYLERGDPAARCVVLFHGNGTMIQDFIISGLVDRLASRSRVICFDRPGFGYSQRPRARIWTATSQAALFVKALNQLGVRDPVVLGHSWGTLVAAAIGFQHDYPIRGLVLASGYYFPTPRWDFWMLSGPAIPILGDLVRYTVAPIISWAILPALIRKLFAPRSVPEDFKHGFPASLTLRPKQLRAAAEESAFLIPQAVQFQFRYSSIRCPVHIFHGTGDQIIEPEQARRLHKVLGRSDLHLMPDAGHMVTYADSTSIAQAVESLEIAMIK; via the coding sequence ATGTCCACTGCCGAAGTTATCTTAGTCGTTCTGGGTGTCCTCCTTGTTCTGGTGATTGGGAATATAGTGTTCTCGTTCACGGCCGAACGGAAGAACCCACCGATCGGCCGTTTCATCGACTGCGATGGTGTGCGGCTGCATTACCTCGAACGGGGTGACCCGGCAGCTCGGTGCGTCGTGCTGTTCCATGGCAACGGCACGATGATCCAGGATTTCATCATCAGCGGACTCGTGGATCGTCTTGCCAGCCGCAGCCGGGTCATATGCTTTGATCGGCCCGGCTTCGGCTACAGCCAGCGGCCGCGCGCGCGGATCTGGACTGCAACGTCCCAGGCGGCGCTGTTTGTGAAGGCTCTTAATCAGCTCGGCGTGCGCGATCCCGTCGTGCTCGGCCACTCATGGGGCACGCTGGTCGCTGCCGCCATCGGATTTCAACATGACTACCCGATCCGCGGTCTTGTGCTTGCCTCCGGGTACTACTTCCCCACGCCGCGGTGGGACTTCTGGATGCTATCGGGCCCAGCGATACCGATATTGGGGGACCTGGTCCGCTACACGGTTGCGCCGATTATCTCATGGGCCATTTTGCCGGCCCTCATTCGCAAGCTCTTTGCGCCCCGCTCTGTCCCGGAAGACTTCAAGCATGGCTTTCCGGCGTCCCTGACGCTCAGGCCAAAGCAGCTAAGGGCGGCCGCTGAGGAAAGCGCGTTCCTCATTCCCCAAGCCGTACAGTTCCAGTTTCGCTATTCGAGCATTCGGTGCCCGGTCCACATCTTCCATGGAACGGGAGATCAGATTATCGAACCCGAACAGGCCAGACGTCTACACAAGGTGCTTGGTCGTTCCGACCTGCATCTCATGCCGGACGCCGGACACATGGTGACCTATGCCGACAGCACCTCTATTGCTCAGGCCGTCGAGTCCCTGGAAATCGCCATGATCAAATAG
- a CDS encoding phasin family protein, with protein MANPRQEEKSTQGMEDAARRAGERTAEQTSRFGQAAAEQTTRIGQAAAEAGEQVARAGATLFQQNAETLQSTWRFGLDMATTVMGRSTEQLGRTLGLSGDGVQQAAERSARNAQTILYTGTTAAKVMSGMSQEYLQLVRHQVETSMDRMNELWACRTPQEVAAVQTDLVRETVGSVLESSRRIADMSLKLADDAGKQIKQNMDEIRRAA; from the coding sequence ATGGCAAACCCACGCCAAGAGGAAAAGTCTACCCAAGGCATGGAAGACGCCGCCCGCCGCGCCGGCGAGAGGACTGCTGAACAGACCAGCCGGTTTGGACAAGCTGCAGCCGAGCAGACGACGCGGATCGGACAGGCCGCGGCTGAAGCCGGCGAGCAAGTGGCCCGGGCTGGTGCTACCCTGTTCCAGCAAAACGCCGAGACGTTGCAGAGCACCTGGCGCTTCGGGCTGGATATGGCGACGACCGTCATGGGGCGCTCCACGGAGCAACTGGGCCGCACGCTCGGTCTGTCGGGAGACGGAGTGCAACAGGCAGCCGAACGATCGGCCCGCAACGCGCAAACCATCCTTTACACCGGCACAACTGCTGCCAAAGTGATGAGCGGGATGTCGCAGGAATACCTGCAATTGGTTCGGCATCAGGTCGAGACAAGCATGGACCGCATGAATGAATTGTGGGCCTGCCGAACTCCTCAGGAGGTTGCAGCCGTTCAGACAGACCTGGTACGTGAGACCGTGGGATCTGTTCTGGAGAGCAGCCGCCGGATAGCCGACATGTCGCTCAAATTGGCCGACGATGCCGGAAAGCAGATCAAGCAAAATATGGATGAGATACGGCGTGCCGCCTAG
- a CDS encoding Ppx/GppA phosphatase family protein, with protein MNEDTRLREGLPACASPSGSVAAAAANGVYAALDLGTNNCRLLIASPAGDGFRVVDSFSRIIRLGEGISATGSISEAAIERAIAALSICSDKIRYRKAKRLRLIATEACRAAANADSFRDRVASETGIRLEVIDRETEATLAVIGCSPLLDAKGRGAILFDIGGGSTELVRIERDPEEQNAAPRIKAWMSVPLGVVTLAEHFGGRDVTADSYARMVREVAQYVAPFAAEHGTDLRDMHMLGTSGTVTTLAGVHLNLARYDRRRIDGVWMNGPDVTAVIQRLLGMSYHERANNNCISVERADLVLAGCAILDAIRDAFPLPRLRVADRGLREGMLVEMMREDGALRPC; from the coding sequence ATGAACGAGGATACGCGGCTGCGCGAAGGGCTTCCGGCCTGCGCAAGCCCGTCAGGGTCGGTTGCGGCGGCCGCAGCAAATGGTGTCTATGCCGCGCTCGACCTTGGCACCAATAATTGCCGGCTCTTGATCGCCAGCCCGGCCGGCGACGGCTTTCGCGTCGTGGATTCGTTTTCGCGGATCATCCGGCTCGGCGAGGGCATTTCGGCAACCGGTTCCATCAGCGAGGCGGCGATCGAGCGCGCCATTGCGGCGCTCAGCATTTGCAGCGACAAGATCCGCTACCGCAAGGCCAAACGCCTGCGGTTGATCGCAACCGAAGCCTGCCGCGCCGCCGCCAATGCCGACAGCTTTCGTGACCGCGTCGCAAGCGAGACCGGCATCCGCCTCGAGGTGATCGATCGCGAGACCGAGGCGACGCTGGCCGTGATCGGCTGCTCGCCGCTGCTCGACGCAAAAGGGCGGGGCGCGATCCTGTTCGACATCGGCGGCGGCTCGACCGAGCTGGTGCGGATCGAGCGCGATCCGGAAGAGCAGAACGCGGCGCCGCGCATCAAGGCGTGGATGTCGGTTCCGCTCGGTGTCGTCACGCTGGCCGAGCATTTCGGCGGGCGCGACGTTACGGCGGATTCCTATGCGCGGATGGTGCGCGAAGTCGCGCAATATGTGGCGCCGTTCGCGGCCGAGCACGGCACGGATTTGCGGGACATGCATATGCTGGGAACCTCGGGCACTGTGACGACGCTTGCAGGCGTCCATCTCAATCTGGCGCGCTACGACCGCCGGCGCATCGATGGCGTCTGGATGAACGGTCCCGACGTCACCGCCGTGATCCAGCGGCTGCTCGGCATGAGCTATCACGAGCGCGCCAACAATAATTGCATCAGCGTCGAGCGCGCCGATCTGGTGCTGGCCGGCTGCGCCATTCTCGACGCGATCCGCGACGCCTTCCCATTGCCTCGGCTCAGGGTGGCCGACCGCGGCCTGCGCGAGGGCATGCTGGTGGAGATGATGCGCGAGGACGGCGCGCTGCGGCCGTGCTGA